Part of the Meiothermus sp. QL-1 genome is shown below.
GCCCAAAGCCCCCGCCACTCCTCGATCCAGTCCACCCGCAGCCGCAGGACCTCGGCCAGCCGCTCGCGAAAAGGGGCTTCCCGCTGCACCACCGCTTCTACCTTGCGGTAGTAGGCGAAGGTGTGGTGCTCCACAAGCGCCCTGAGGAGGTCCTGCTTGTCGCGGAAGTAAAGGTAGACCGTGCCCTTGCCTACCTCGGCTTCCCTAGCCACCTCCTCGATCTTCAGCCCCGAGAGCCCTCGATCCCTTAGGACTCGGATGGTTGCCTCGAGGATGGCTTCGCGCTTGGGGGCAGTCCGAGCCTCCACGGTCACGGGTATAGAGTCTAACAGAAGGGCTGGCTTTGTGGATGAGATTGGCTCTTTTTTAGGCAAGGAAAGGGCTTCTGAAGGAGCGGTAAGTGCTTTATTTGGCAAATTTTTTGTCGATATGCTGCACCGGGGATTGTTTTTTCTTTTTGGGTTGAATTTAAAAAGCTCCCAGCCACCACGGTCCCGAGAGGCGGCCGTTACGCCCAACGTTACCCCGCTTTCATGGGTCAAAAATGCGATGGCAAAGGCACGCGCTTTTCTGAAAAATGCCCCGAAGATGCCGTTCCAAAGGCCATGGAAGCGCTTTTTTAGAGTGAACCATTATGTTTTGCGCAAAGTGCTATACTGTAGTCGCCGGGCCTGTCCGGCGGGTTCCTTGAAAATGAGTTTTTTCGATTCTTATCGAAATATGGGGATACGAAAAATCCAAAAGCGCGACTTTGTAAGCATCCATCGTAAAAAACCGCGCTTTTTTTGGAGTTATCCACAGGTTGCCTGTGGATAACCAGCAGCTCTCATAAAACCCCCCTCTGGGGGTGCTGTACAGGACGGCATTTAACGGGGTATGCTGTTGCAAACAAATAGCCCCGCAAGGGGATTGCAACTTGACAGTCACACGGATGTCCACGGTATCCTCGGCGCCGTGTTGCAAACAAATAGCCCCGCAAGGGGATTGCAACGGTGGGATGATCTGGATCCCCAGGAGAAGGTCCGGATAGCGTTGCAAACAAATAGCCCCGCAAGGGGATTGCAACGAGGTACGCCTCATCAACGACGACGACTACGTTTTGGGCGTGTTGCAAACAAATAGCCCCGCAAGGGGATTGCAACCCAGCCCATTGATGCGGATTATGGCGGCCACGGCGGCCCTGGTTGCAAACAAATAGCCCCGCAAGGGGATTGCAACCCTCTACCCGGCCGGTCTTCTCTAGGCGCTTGAGAATGTTGCAAACAAATAGCCCCGCAAGGGGATTGCAACCAGGGCTCATGTATAAGCCTTATCACTTTTTTCCTATATACCTGTTGCAAACAAATAGCCCCGCAAGGGGATTGCAACACCTTCATGACACCTCCTAAAACGCACCGCTTTACGCCAGTTGCAAACAAATAGCCCCGCAAGGGGGTTGCAGCCATACGAAAACCCCACTGAACAGTCTGCCTGGGTTGGCAATCAGGCCATATAAGCAAGTTTGGTTCGAGGAACCCACCAGAGTAGGCCCCGGCCCTGCAGGACGGGGCAACCTCTGGGAAGCCGGTCGGGAGACCATCAACCCCGACGCTCCAACCCAAAAGCCCTCTGCATGGGGCGTAGCAAACCCACATTGCCACCCAAAGACCCCTCGAGCTGTACTCCAAATAGGCTTTTCATCCGGCAGTTCGGCGGGCAGCGAGACTACCGGTGTGCCCAGCCCACTGGCCTGACTCCCATGCCCCCACGGTGTGGTGGGAGGCCTGTGGGAGTGTAGAGAACGCGCCTTCTGCAACGGGTAAACTGTGCCTATGCCGTCGGGCCGAGTGCATGAAGCTATCAATCTGAGCGTGCTAGGGTTGGCCGCCGGGGTTTACTGGCTTTATCGGGAGACGCTCGCCATACCGGAGCCGATAGCGGTGGCCTTTGTGGGGAGCTATTTGGTGGGAACCTTCCTGATTACCCCCGACCTCGACCTGGCTGAGCGACAGGTGCGCTCCAAGCGCCGTTGGGGCTGGTTGGGCTGGCTCTGGGTGCCCTATGGGTGGCTCTTTACCCACCGGGGGCTTTCCCACACCTGGTTGGTGGGCCCCCTCACGCGGCTCCTCTACCTGGGCGGAGTGGGGCTGGTACTGGGCTGGTTGGGCCTGGTGCTGGTTCGCTACCTGGGCTTGCACCCGGTCCTAGAAGCCCGGTTTTCCCCTCCACCCCCCGAGGTGGTCTGGGCTTTAGTGCTCGGGTACTACGTTTCCCAGTGGCTGCACCTGTTGGCCGATGGCATCTGGCCTGATGTAAGGTCGCTTCGGTCCCGCCGGCGCTAAGCCATGGACGCGCGCTTTTGGATCGAACAGCTAGGACTCCTTCCCCACCCCGAGGGGGGCTACTACCGCGAGATATACCGCTCGGCAGAGAGCGTGGAGGCTGAACACCTTCCTTCGCGCTACGGGGGGGATAGGGCCTTTTCCACCGCTATTTACTATCTGCTTGAACACCCCGACTTCTCCGCCTTCCATCGCTTAAAAAGCGACGAGATATGGCACTTCTACGACGGAAGCCCCCTCATCCTCTGGCTGATCGACCCTGCTGGGGCCTTGCAGGTCCTGCGCCTGGGCCGCGACCCTGCCCGGGGGGAGCAGCCTGTGAGGGTGGTGCCGGCTGGCTGCTGGTTTGCGGCCAGTCTCGAGCATCCCCAAAGCTTCGCTCTGGTGGGCTGCACCGTGGCCCCAGGCTTCGACTTCGTCGACTTTGAGCTGGCCGAGCGCGAGGCGTTGCTGCGCCAGTTTCCCC
Proteins encoded:
- a CDS encoding TetR/AcrR family transcriptional regulator, whose product is MTVEARTAPKREAILEATIRVLRDRGLSGLKIEEVAREAEVGKGTVYLYFRDKQDLLRALVEHHTFAYYRKVEAVVQREAPFRERLAEVLRLRVDWIEEWRGLWAAVAREARPLDTTGWLRGMHEHYQRLLEQLVRDGQAQGQVRPELDVSLTAASIAALACAPQLEFPRDAYLEHLLEVLLKGVAL
- a CDS encoding metal-binding protein: MPSGRVHEAINLSVLGLAAGVYWLYRETLAIPEPIAVAFVGSYLVGTFLITPDLDLAERQVRSKRRWGWLGWLWVPYGWLFTHRGLSHTWLVGPLTRLLYLGGVGLVLGWLGLVLVRYLGLHPVLEARFSPPPPEVVWALVLGYYVSQWLHLLADGIWPDVRSLRSRRR
- a CDS encoding cupin domain-containing protein — protein: MDARFWIEQLGLLPHPEGGYYREIYRSAESVEAEHLPSRYGGDRAFSTAIYYLLEHPDFSAFHRLKSDEIWHFYDGSPLILWLIDPAGALQVLRLGRDPARGEQPVRVVPAGCWFAASLEHPQSFALVGCTVAPGFDFVDFELAEREALLRQFPQHRALIERLTR